Proteins from a single region of Acidobacteriota bacterium:
- a CDS encoding sigma-70 family RNA polymerase sigma factor gives YSTYATWWIRQAITRAIVQELGREPTSEEIAQRMDIPVAKVRKVLKIAQEPISLETPIGEEEDSHLGDFIEDRNIVSPAEAVINLNLKEQTDDVLKTLTPREERVIKMRFGVGDGSEHTLEEVGQNFAVTRERIRQIEAKALRKLRHPSRSRKLKAFLEGRS, from the coding sequence GTACTCGACGTACGCCACGTGGTGGATCCGTCAGGCCATCACGCGCGCGATCGTGCAGGAACTAGGGCGCGAACCGACCTCCGAGGAGATCGCGCAGCGGATGGACATCCCCGTCGCGAAGGTCCGCAAGGTCCTCAAGATCGCGCAGGAGCCGATCTCGCTCGAGACACCGATCGGCGAGGAAGAGGATTCGCACCTCGGCGACTTCATCGAGGATCGCAACATCGTGTCGCCGGCCGAGGCCGTCATCAATCTGAACCTCAAGGAACAGACAGACGACGTGCTGAAGACGCTGACGCCGCGCGAAGAGCGCGTCATCAAGATGCGGTTCGGCGTGGGCGACGGCAGCGAGCACACGCTCGAGGAAGTTGGCCAGAACTTCGCCGTCACACGCGAGCGCATCAGGCAGATCGAGGCCAAGGCGCTCCGCAAGCTGCGCCACCCGTCGCGCAGCCGCAAGCTGAAGGCGTTCCTCGAAGGCCGCTCGTAG